Proteins co-encoded in one Candidatus Bathyarchaeia archaeon genomic window:
- a CDS encoding Nramp family divalent metal transporter, with product MRFPWKGSAKPQQQVLVEAPVQQTRTGVSLRSFVLWLGPALMVSIAYMDPGNYGTDIAAGAGFKYDLLWAAWLAGGMAMLLQYLSGKLGIVSGYSLPELVRKSLVKRRYVIPYWLAAEAAAAATDLAEYLGTVIGLNLLFGIPLLYASVFGALDVILLLSMMGRRFRLIEQYFAMLISILVIGILYNLAVVKPDLTQIGYHSVVPLASSNAAFLIVVGMIGATVMPHALFVHSWLSKNKMDLLGRKNNGGNLGTSITDSMKASNHHPYSTEEIRRTNRFHLKETVLALAIASVVNVGIVLIAIPLYPNANVTFPDFVREIGQMFGPTIAIIFILTLLASGLSSSALGTIAGQVIMEGLIGKHWNVWARRIVTRFINVFPTTFAILLGFDPLLLLVYSQVILSLMIPLPMIPLVYYTSKKKFMAGFVNRRTTIVLAIVTVAVILAFNSFLLYAIFTP from the coding sequence ATGCGGTTTCCATGGAAGGGCAGCGCGAAGCCGCAACAGCAGGTCTTGGTTGAAGCGCCCGTCCAGCAAACGAGAACAGGAGTTTCGCTGCGTAGTTTCGTTCTATGGCTTGGACCCGCACTCATGGTATCTATAGCGTACATGGACCCAGGCAACTACGGCACCGATATCGCAGCCGGGGCGGGCTTCAAGTACGATCTCCTCTGGGCCGCCTGGCTTGCAGGAGGCATGGCCATGCTCCTGCAGTACCTTTCCGGCAAACTCGGAATCGTCTCCGGCTACTCGCTCCCTGAACTAGTCAGGAAATCGCTTGTAAAGCGCAGATACGTCATCCCGTACTGGCTCGCGGCCGAGGCCGCGGCAGCAGCCACCGACTTGGCAGAGTATCTAGGAACTGTAATCGGTCTCAATCTGCTTTTCGGTATCCCTCTTCTCTACGCGTCAGTATTCGGTGCGCTCGATGTCATCCTCTTGCTCAGCATGATGGGGAGAAGATTCCGCCTAATCGAGCAATACTTCGCGATGCTGATAAGCATCCTCGTCATAGGCATCCTCTACAACTTGGCGGTAGTAAAACCCGATTTGACACAAATCGGGTATCATTCCGTGGTACCGCTCGCGTCCAGCAACGCCGCCTTCTTGATCGTGGTTGGAATGATCGGCGCAACAGTGATGCCGCACGCGCTGTTTGTCCACTCTTGGCTTTCGAAGAACAAAATGGATCTGTTGGGACGCAAGAATAACGGGGGAAACCTAGGCACTTCAATCACGGATTCTATGAAAGCATCCAATCATCACCCATATTCAACGGAGGAAATAAGGAGAACGAACAGGTTTCATCTCAAGGAAACTGTCCTAGCTCTGGCTATTGCGTCTGTGGTCAACGTGGGAATAGTCCTTATCGCTATACCGCTTTATCCGAACGCCAACGTCACGTTCCCCGATTTTGTCCGCGAAATCGGTCAGATGTTCGGGCCGACGATCGCCATCATCTTCATTCTGACGCTGCTTGCATCGGGGCTTTCATCGTCCGCGCTTGGAACAATAGCGGGACAGGTGATAATGGAGGGGCTAATTGGGAAACACTGGAATGTTTGGGCAAGACGGATAGTTACGAGATTCATCAATGTGTTTCCGACCACGTTCGCGATACTGCTTGGGTTCGATCCGCTGCTCCTTCTTGTTTACAGTCAGGTGATTCTGAGTCTAATGATTCCCCTTCCGATGATACCGCTCGTCTACTATACATCAAAGAAGAAGTTCATGGCAGGGTTCGTCAATAGAAGAACTACGATCGTCCTAGCGATAGTTACTGTCGCAGTTATCTTGGCTTTCAACAGCTTCCTACTCTACGCCATATTCACCCCATAG
- a CDS encoding DUF4342 domain-containing protein encodes MSCGAQVGLKKDVFQVSSEKLLEKFKELTRDASVKRVIIKDDKGKVVLSIPLTWGAAGAVATLALAPWLAAIGVIAGIATKCTIEVERMVS; translated from the coding sequence TTGTCCTGTGGAGCCCAGGTTGGGCTCAAGAAAGACGTCTTCCAAGTCTCATCTGAAAAACTCCTCGAAAAATTCAAGGAACTAACTAGAGATGCAAGTGTGAAAAGGGTGATCATCAAGGATGATAAGGGAAAGGTAGTCCTGTCCATTCCTCTTACGTGGGGAGCAGCTGGTGCTGTCGCGACCTTGGCCTTAGCGCCTTGGCTTGCCGCAATTGGCGTCATCGCAGGAATCGCTACCAAGTGCACCATAGAGGTAGAAAGAATGGTCAGCTAG
- a CDS encoding DNA-3-methyladenine glycosylase I, translating to MNTRRSRAVRRCHWAEGDPLLLAYHDEEWGVPEHDGRKLWETLMLEGFQAGLSWTIILRKREAFRKAFKNFDPELVARFRRGDVARLLKDPGIVRSKAKIEATIGGARAYLAMQAARNDFSTFIWEIAGGKPIQNIGHVPTKTPLSEEISKVLKKLGFKFVGPVIVYAWMQAIGIVNDHAVDCFRRNVVQKLGST from the coding sequence TTGAACACCCGTCGATCACGCGCCGTACGCCGTTGTCACTGGGCAGAGGGCGACCCGTTGCTCCTTGCCTATCACGACGAGGAATGGGGCGTCCCCGAGCACGACGGCCGCAAACTCTGGGAGACGCTGATGCTCGAGGGCTTCCAGGCAGGTCTTTCATGGACCATCATTCTTCGCAAACGCGAAGCGTTTCGAAAGGCGTTCAAGAACTTCGATCCGGAGCTGGTGGCCCGTTTTCGCAGAGGAGATGTCGCACGACTCCTGAAAGATCCAGGTATCGTTCGATCTAAGGCTAAGATCGAGGCGACAATCGGCGGCGCTCGCGCCTATCTTGCGATGCAAGCTGCACGGAACGATTTCTCGACCTTCATCTGGGAGATCGCTGGTGGAAAACCAATTCAGAATATCGGTCACGTACCCACTAAGACTCCACTCTCTGAGGAAATATCCAAAGTATTGAAGAAGCTAGGATTCAAGTTTGTAGGTCCTGTTATCGTCTATGCGTGGATGCAAGCGATAGGGATCGTCAACGATCACGCGGTGGACTGCTTCCGTCGAAACGTGGTTCAAAAATTGGGGTCAACTTAA
- a CDS encoding ZIP family metal transporter: protein MIDYVQLLLLGAIAGFTIFLGLPLAILQNVSPRKKGFLNALSIGILLFLVIDVFSHAWNTASCVASSAFTGSGATCVASSPVAVTWSRADAIMDLLAVFGGLALGLLGLVAYEAKYMAKAPPIVKARLQNGPETARLSAAEQAQQIQILQEHHPYRLAMMIAIGIGAHNFSEGLAVGQSYAAGSVGLALLLIVGFGAHNTTEGFGIAGPLAGLIKRPTARFLAVAGLVGGGPTFVGTVVGSLWTSVFTYVLFLSLAGGAILYVSMLMYNSGRKQTTNQILMIGIFVGLCAGFLTDLMVTLGGA from the coding sequence TTGATTGACTACGTACAGCTTTTGCTGTTAGGCGCCATTGCCGGCTTCACGATCTTTCTCGGCCTGCCCTTGGCGATCCTCCAAAATGTGAGCCCGCGCAAGAAAGGTTTCCTCAACGCCCTATCAATCGGAATCCTGCTATTCCTCGTAATTGACGTGTTTAGCCACGCATGGAACACCGCGTCATGCGTTGCATCTAGCGCCTTTACAGGAAGTGGTGCAACATGCGTAGCATCAAGCCCTGTTGCGGTAACCTGGTCCCGTGCTGATGCCATCATGGATCTCCTTGCTGTCTTCGGAGGACTCGCGCTAGGACTGTTGGGCCTCGTCGCCTACGAGGCGAAATACATGGCAAAAGCCCCTCCTATTGTAAAGGCACGTTTGCAGAACGGACCCGAAACTGCTCGGCTAAGCGCCGCTGAGCAGGCCCAACAGATCCAGATTCTACAGGAACATCACCCCTACAGGCTTGCAATGATGATAGCGATCGGCATAGGAGCTCACAACTTCAGCGAAGGCCTAGCAGTCGGCCAATCCTACGCTGCGGGATCAGTCGGGCTAGCCCTGCTGCTCATTGTTGGCTTTGGTGCTCACAACACCACGGAAGGTTTCGGCATAGCGGGTCCTCTAGCTGGACTCATCAAGAGGCCCACCGCGCGCTTCCTAGCCGTTGCCGGTCTGGTTGGCGGGGGTCCTACGTTTGTAGGAACGGTGGTGGGAAGTTTGTGGACATCCGTGTTTACTTACGTGCTCTTCTTGAGCCTTGCTGGCGGTGCCATCCTCTACGTTTCAATGTTGATGTACAACTCGGGAAGAAAACAGACAACCAATCAGATCCTCATGATAGGAATATTCGTTGGGTTGTGCGCCGGCTTTCTTACTGATTTGATGGTAACCCTGGGAGGAGCCTAG
- a CDS encoding DoxX family protein — MSGESSHTEANARLQSVAGRGNWVARNVSWLKSFMRIILGVVWLIDGYLKFSPGLVDSFPALIKSEGQPSWLQPWFNFWATVTSANAAPFVYSIGTLELALGAALVLGFMRKITYFSGMVLSLLIWAIPEGFGGPYGPASTDVGTGVIYSFLFLSLIIINTISGPSKYSLDFLIERRNPSWKRIAEFG; from the coding sequence GTGTCAGGAGAGAGTTCGCACACCGAAGCTAATGCTCGGCTGCAGTCCGTGGCAGGGCGCGGAAACTGGGTCGCTAGGAATGTTAGTTGGCTGAAGTCGTTCATGAGAATTATTCTGGGAGTAGTCTGGCTGATCGACGGCTACCTCAAGTTCTCGCCGGGACTGGTCGACTCCTTCCCGGCTCTGATCAAATCAGAGGGCCAACCATCATGGCTTCAGCCCTGGTTCAACTTTTGGGCCACCGTCACATCAGCCAATGCTGCACCGTTCGTCTACAGTATTGGGACGTTGGAGCTGGCTCTCGGTGCGGCATTAGTCTTAGGTTTCATGCGAAAAATTACCTACTTCAGCGGTATGGTTCTCAGCCTATTGATATGGGCCATTCCTGAAGGCTTTGGAGGACCGTACGGCCCCGCATCCACTGATGTCGGGACAGGAGTGATCTACAGTTTCCTATTCCTTTCGCTTATCATCATAAACACCATTTCCGGTCCCAGCAAATACTCCCTGGACTTTCTGATAGAACGGAGAAATCCCTCCTGGAAACGGATTGCTGAATTTGGGTAG
- a CDS encoding cyclase family protein, which translates to MRYLFERAVDLTHELHNGMPIFPGDPSPSFASFATLEKDGVNLTKLTLGSHTGTHIDAPRHFIRNGAGVDQIPPSKLVGEAYVTDLSKKPIGSGITAQDLRKSLEGKVAEDDIVAIYTACSERWDDESIRRNYTYLAGDAAEYLVSKKVRAVGIDFLSVEKFHAEAPVAHKTLLGNGIFIIESLSRTIKQFVGKRILMICMPIKLQNGDGAPSRIIGVPISED; encoded by the coding sequence ATGCGGTACTTATTTGAAAGGGCAGTTGACCTGACTCACGAGCTTCACAACGGGATGCCGATCTTTCCTGGAGATCCATCACCAAGCTTCGCCAGCTTCGCTACACTGGAGAAAGATGGGGTGAACCTGACCAAATTGACCCTAGGCTCACACACGGGCACCCATATCGACGCTCCCCGACACTTCATTCGCAACGGAGCTGGCGTGGATCAGATTCCTCCGAGCAAACTCGTCGGAGAAGCTTACGTGACAGACTTGTCCAAGAAGCCAATCGGCAGCGGAATCACAGCTCAGGACCTCCGCAAGTCCCTCGAAGGGAAAGTAGCCGAGGACGACATTGTGGCCATCTATACCGCGTGCAGTGAACGCTGGGACGACGAATCAATACGACGAAACTACACCTACCTTGCAGGAGATGCCGCTGAATATCTAGTCTCCAAAAAGGTCCGCGCGGTAGGCATAGATTTTCTGAGCGTGGAGAAATTTCATGCTGAAGCTCCAGTCGCGCATAAGACTCTTCTTGGCAACGGGATCTTCATCATCGAATCCCTGAGCCGCACGATCAAACAGTTCGTTGGAAAGAGAATCCTGATGATTTGCATGCCCATCAAGCTTCAGAACGGAGACGGGGCCCCGTCAAGGATAATTGGCGTGCCAATTTCAGAGGACTGA
- a CDS encoding alkaline phosphatase family protein, which produces MLPIVVVVLDGASGRIGAIGSPLEEASTPNLDALTSRGSTGRMYTVGEGIAPESDAGVFSLLGYDPLETHLSRGVVEALGANVEFHDGDLALRAGFATVKGDKLVDRRAGRNLSTPEAQQLGAALNKELRLKSGVRFVFKSTVGHRAVAVFRADGHRFSSNISNFDPAYLRKGNISLAQPGAKEFDIPMCEPLDGSDEAIVTAALVNEFGFKARKILDNHPVNEARRRKGTVSANFVLMRDAGTSKPQVEGFQARSGLHPLMIADLPAELGIGRLLRMDVRELTPGTGLDDYRSRAKLVLDSLGRFGFVYVHLKGPDEPGHDGLFDLKKERIEEIDKGFFSVLSKSFRLKDLVMAVTCDHSTPVEVRGHSDDLVPVLVIGGKAMPDGSRRFTEREAEKGSLGTWGKGRMLLERLKLVAS; this is translated from the coding sequence ATGCTCCCAATTGTTGTGGTAGTGCTTGATGGCGCGAGTGGTAGGATTGGTGCCATAGGGTCGCCTTTGGAAGAGGCTTCTACGCCAAACCTGGACGCTTTGACCTCGCGAGGTAGTACGGGACGGATGTATACCGTTGGAGAGGGTATCGCTCCTGAGAGTGACGCCGGCGTTTTCTCCCTCCTTGGATATGATCCGCTTGAGACTCATCTGTCCCGGGGCGTGGTCGAAGCTCTTGGTGCTAATGTCGAGTTTCATGATGGTGATCTTGCGTTGCGGGCGGGCTTTGCCACTGTCAAAGGAGACAAGCTTGTCGACAGGAGAGCGGGCAGGAACCTCTCGACCCCCGAGGCTCAACAGCTCGGCGCTGCACTGAACAAGGAACTACGTCTCAAGTCGGGTGTTCGGTTTGTTTTCAAATCGACTGTAGGTCACAGGGCAGTGGCTGTCTTCCGAGCGGATGGACATCGGTTCTCTTCTAACATTTCCAACTTTGATCCGGCATACCTTCGCAAGGGCAACATAAGTTTGGCCCAGCCTGGTGCGAAGGAGTTTGATATTCCAATGTGCGAGCCGCTGGACGGATCTGACGAAGCCATCGTAACCGCGGCCTTGGTCAACGAGTTCGGCTTCAAAGCTAGAAAGATTTTGGATAATCATCCTGTGAACGAGGCAAGGCGGAGAAAGGGTACGGTCTCGGCGAATTTTGTATTGATGCGGGATGCGGGGACCTCGAAGCCGCAAGTCGAGGGATTTCAGGCGAGGTCGGGCTTGCACCCTCTGATGATCGCGGATCTCCCGGCTGAGCTAGGCATAGGACGGCTGCTCAGAATGGATGTCAGGGAATTGACGCCTGGGACAGGATTGGACGATTATCGAAGCAGGGCAAAGCTTGTGCTGGATTCTCTCGGCAGATTTGGTTTTGTCTATGTTCACTTGAAGGGTCCTGACGAGCCAGGGCACGATGGATTATTCGATCTGAAGAAGGAGAGAATTGAGGAGATTGACAAGGGCTTCTTCTCCGTCCTGTCGAAATCGTTTCGGTTGAAAGATCTTGTTATGGCAGTCACTTGTGATCATTCTACGCCTGTGGAGGTTAGGGGGCATAGCGATGATCTGGTTCCAGTGCTTGTGATAGGCGGGAAGGCTATGCCGGACGGGTCTCGTAGGTTCACAGAGAGAGAGGCCGAAAAAGGGTCTTTGGGGACATGGGGAAAGGGCAGGATGCTTCTAGAGCGCTTGAAGCTGGTTGCCTCGTAG
- a CDS encoding rubrerythrin family protein gives MSLPLQETLSPELVKLAAKSARDEHTDGAVYQMLSRHEKNQSFKKALEDLARGEQSHYEFWKAYAPETAVKVNRLKVYFTLLLRLTLGLTFTMKFLERHEDALHERYREMMKSIPLADKARFEAMMEEEEHQESYLMGEVHEGRVKYMSFIVLGLADAVVEISGIHAGSLGIYAKTGLAGLAGVVAGMAASIAMASAAYAQAKQGFEGSAKWSAIYTGVSYMFTAVFLALPYFLTGSMVTALGVSLVIGVALVAAMTYYDTVISARKFKRQFAEIAGIILAASFALYIAGTLIRQLLGIVIG, from the coding sequence ATGAGCTTACCCTTGCAGGAGACCCTTAGCCCTGAACTAGTCAAGCTCGCCGCCAAGTCCGCAAGGGACGAACACACAGATGGCGCCGTCTACCAGATGCTCAGCCGGCACGAGAAGAACCAGTCCTTCAAGAAAGCCCTAGAGGATCTTGCCCGCGGCGAGCAATCACACTACGAGTTCTGGAAAGCATACGCGCCCGAAACCGCTGTTAAGGTGAACCGGCTCAAGGTCTACTTCACCCTCCTCCTCCGCCTCACCCTCGGCCTTACCTTCACCATGAAATTCCTCGAGAGACACGAAGACGCCCTCCACGAACGCTATCGAGAGATGATGAAGAGCATCCCCCTAGCAGACAAGGCACGGTTCGAGGCGATGATGGAAGAGGAAGAACACCAAGAGTCATACCTGATGGGCGAAGTCCATGAAGGACGCGTCAAGTACATGAGCTTCATCGTCCTCGGCCTCGCAGACGCGGTCGTCGAGATATCCGGAATCCACGCCGGCTCGCTCGGAATATACGCGAAAACAGGTCTCGCAGGGCTCGCAGGCGTTGTCGCGGGAATGGCCGCATCTATTGCAATGGCATCAGCCGCCTACGCCCAGGCCAAACAGGGCTTCGAAGGATCAGCGAAATGGAGTGCGATCTACACGGGCGTATCTTACATGTTCACCGCGGTATTCCTCGCCTTACCATACTTCCTCACCGGCTCAATGGTCACAGCCCTCGGAGTCTCGCTAGTCATAGGAGTAGCCCTGGTTGCAGCGATGACCTACTATGACACAGTCATTTCAGCGAGGAAATTCAAGAGACAATTCGCGGAGATCGCAGGAATCATACTCGCCGCCTCCTTCGCCCTCTACATAGCAGGAACCCTCATCAGACAACTGCTCGGAATCGTAATCGGATAG
- a CDS encoding universal stress protein, which translates to MSSIGKQSPRHESGLRFQRILVAVDGSEGSSRASEVAVDLAAKFDAQFFVLNVFRDYPEYMTVFPSAPAPSGEAIQAYQANARKAALEVVRRIAAMAEKKGVKAKPQTSETIGSIVQVITDYASGEKIDLIVMGTRGMGGFKRMLLGSVSSGVVTHAHCPVLVVR; encoded by the coding sequence ATGAGTTCTATAGGAAAGCAGAGTCCTAGACATGAGTCAGGCTTGCGTTTCCAAAGAATATTAGTTGCAGTCGACGGGTCTGAAGGCTCGTCGAGAGCCTCAGAAGTCGCCGTAGATTTAGCCGCGAAATTCGACGCTCAATTCTTCGTCCTAAACGTATTCCGAGACTACCCCGAGTACATGACCGTATTTCCCTCCGCTCCAGCTCCTTCTGGAGAGGCAATCCAGGCCTACCAAGCGAATGCAAGAAAGGCCGCTTTGGAAGTAGTCAGACGAATAGCCGCTATGGCCGAGAAAAAAGGCGTCAAGGCGAAGCCTCAAACTAGCGAAACCATCGGCTCCATTGTTCAAGTAATTACGGACTACGCGTCCGGCGAAAAGATCGACCTAATTGTAATGGGGACTCGAGGAATGGGAGGCTTCAAGAGGATGCTGCTTGGAAGCGTCTCGAGTGGTGTTGTCACTCACGCTCATTGCCCCGTTCTGGTTGTAAGGTGA
- a CDS encoding NAD(P)H-hydrate dehydratase, with translation MPSTPRRQRAEPTLNVRDPNRVLDLKEFYPSRSNDTRKGDFGKVVVCGGSDRYAGCLAFNSLAALRAGADLAIVVAPRRAADIVAAYSPDLITVPCDSPFPDPNITLKLLENADALVIGCGVARTAESHRALLDIIRGCKTPMVLDAEALHALAVNAGSIKGKKTLLTPNAGEYEVLSGKPWPPTADARKMAVRALANQYNAVVIVKGAPDIVSDSEQNYIDPRGSPYMTKGGYGDLLAGVAGAHLARGRAPLDAARIAAYIVGKAGELASAKFGESTLASDVLSFFSSAIRSR, from the coding sequence ATGCCCTCCACCCCAAGAAGGCAGCGAGCCGAGCCAACCCTGAACGTTCGAGACCCAAACAGAGTGCTCGATCTCAAGGAATTCTATCCGTCTCGATCTAACGACACTCGCAAGGGCGACTTCGGCAAGGTTGTCGTTTGCGGAGGGAGCGATCGCTACGCTGGTTGCCTAGCATTCAATTCCCTAGCAGCCTTGCGAGCCGGGGCGGACCTTGCAATAGTTGTCGCGCCAAGACGAGCCGCGGATATCGTCGCAGCATATTCTCCTGATCTGATAACGGTGCCCTGCGATTCGCCCTTTCCAGATCCCAACATCACGCTCAAGTTGCTCGAAAACGCCGACGCACTCGTCATAGGCTGTGGGGTTGCCAGGACCGCCGAATCGCACAGGGCATTACTAGATATTATCCGAGGTTGCAAGACACCGATGGTTTTGGACGCCGAAGCACTACACGCCCTGGCCGTCAACGCCGGGTCAATCAAAGGAAAGAAAACACTCTTGACACCAAACGCAGGAGAATACGAAGTTCTCTCCGGAAAACCCTGGCCGCCAACCGCCGACGCGAGAAAAATGGCCGTCAGAGCTCTGGCAAATCAGTACAATGCAGTTGTGATCGTAAAGGGGGCTCCCGACATCGTTTCGGATAGCGAGCAAAACTACATTGACCCTAGAGGTTCTCCATACATGACAAAAGGAGGATATGGCGACTTGCTCGCAGGGGTTGCAGGCGCACATCTCGCAAGAGGCAGAGCCCCACTAGACGCGGCAAGAATAGCGGCTTACATAGTTGGGAAAGCGGGAGAACTCGCCTCAGCGAAATTTGGCGAGAGCACTTTGGCAAGCGATGTCTTGAGTTTCTTCTCCTCGGCGATTCGTTCTCGCTAA
- a CDS encoding site-2 protease family protein, with protein sequence MSLNIGRVIGIPVRIHYTLWLVLLLIAWSVADGYLPQNLDLATRWAVGIVSAVVLFVSVFLHELSHSYIAKKNGLPIARITLFFFGGVSEMSEEPKDPDLEVRMAAAGPLTSFLIAIILGGLWYLNVLLSAPVPVTATLKYTAYLNGVLGAFNLIPAFPLDGGRVLRGSLWKRSKNLVGATANATRVSEAISLVMMAVGLFYVIFGDFVNGLWIIFLGWFIRSGAETSLRQTRLTEALAGVRVGDIMTRDLLSVAPDTSVQQLVSDYFLVHPHGGYPVVSNGKLLGVVTMSSVRSIPREKREIERVSQAMVPFERTIIVNPNTSALDALHIMAKNAVGRLLVMDEDRIAGIVTRGDLMKTMRARQELGL encoded by the coding sequence ATGTCGCTTAACATCGGTAGAGTAATCGGAATTCCGGTCAGAATCCATTACACTCTTTGGCTTGTCCTTCTATTGATCGCTTGGTCGGTTGCAGATGGCTATCTGCCTCAGAACTTAGATCTTGCGACTCGCTGGGCTGTCGGGATCGTTTCGGCGGTCGTATTGTTTGTCTCAGTCTTCCTCCACGAGCTCTCGCATTCCTACATCGCTAAGAAAAACGGGCTCCCGATAGCGAGGATCACATTGTTCTTTTTCGGCGGAGTCTCAGAAATGAGTGAGGAGCCGAAGGATCCAGATTTAGAGGTTCGTATGGCAGCTGCGGGACCGCTGACAAGTTTTCTGATCGCAATTATCCTAGGCGGTCTTTGGTATCTGAACGTCCTCTTGAGTGCGCCAGTCCCAGTCACTGCGACCCTGAAGTACACAGCATACCTTAACGGGGTCCTCGGCGCGTTCAACTTAATCCCAGCTTTTCCCCTTGACGGGGGCAGAGTACTTCGGGGAAGTCTCTGGAAAAGGTCCAAGAACCTAGTCGGCGCTACGGCGAATGCTACTCGAGTAAGCGAGGCTATCTCTTTAGTGATGATGGCGGTCGGACTGTTCTACGTCATCTTCGGCGACTTTGTCAATGGATTATGGATCATCTTTCTAGGATGGTTCATCCGGTCAGGAGCAGAAACAAGTTTGAGACAGACCAGACTGACAGAGGCTCTAGCCGGAGTCAGGGTTGGAGACATTATGACGCGAGATCTTCTATCCGTCGCACCGGACACGTCAGTCCAACAGCTCGTCTCCGACTACTTCCTCGTCCATCCCCACGGAGGATACCCTGTCGTCTCGAACGGGAAGTTGCTGGGGGTCGTCACCATGTCGTCTGTCCGATCGATTCCGCGCGAGAAGAGAGAGATTGAGAGAGTTAGCCAGGCAATGGTCCCGTTCGAACGAACCATAATAGTAAATCCGAACACATCAGCACTTGACGCCCTTCACATAATGGCCAAGAATGCGGTGGGAAGGTTGCTCGTGATGGATGAGGATAGAATCGCCGGGATCGTCACGCGTGGAGATCTGATGAAAACGATGCGCGCAAGACAAGAACTTGGATTGTAG